The Silene latifolia isolate original U9 population chromosome 4, ASM4854445v1, whole genome shotgun sequence region GACTacgtcgggtttgggtcgggttaaACGGGTGCAATGTTAGCTCGGGTTCAGGGCATTGTCGGGGCATTGTCGGGGCTGGACATTTAGATAGATTTGCCGGGTTGTGTTTTGGTTCGGTCGGGTCATTATCAGACTCATTTCTAGGTTAGTTCATATTGGGTCAGGTAATTATGATAATTTGTCGGGTCTAGACGGGTTTGGGTCGGATATTGCTTGGTGTGGCTCTTATTATCCTATTGCTTTTTTTCAATTATTTTACCAGTTCGAGTTAAGTTATGATCATTATTTGGTAAAGTTATAAGATTAGTTAATATCAAAAAATTTATAAGTCGTTCGTAACGTATATGTAGGTTTAGGTGATCTTTATCGCCTTGACTTTTCGTTTACATCGGGTTATTTTTCTAATTAATGTCAGGTTATCTTTCGAACCGGGTCaattttcgagttagttttcgGATAAATTTCTAACTTTCGGGTGTTAACAGACCCAATTCGCTCCTAGGATTCTATGATTTACGATCCAAAAACGCTTGACCGATCCCAAATCTTATAATTCTATTATGGTTGTAGAATCTTACTATCCTAGATCTTACGACCCTACGTTTGCAACATTTTTCGGGTTTTGTAGGGTTGAGTCAAACTTGTCAGCTCTACCTTTCTCTATATGGAGACATCGTGGGTGTAGGTCCTTATGAAGAAGTAGAGGTTGTTATGAGTTCGTTTCTTACAAACACCCAAGAGCAGCAAAAGTAACAGAGTTAGTTATCATTTCAGAGAAAAATGGAAGCACAGACACCACTTCTTCTAAGAGGTTCTGAAGACGACGTTAAAGGCGGAGATTGGAGAGAAGGTTTCATTGAAGAGGTAAAGAAACAAGTATGGCTTGCAGGGCCATTAATCTCAGTCAACTTGCTTATATTCTGCTTGCAGCTCATTTCAATCATGTTTGTTGGACATCTTGGTGAATTGCCGCTTTCCGGTGCTTCCATGGCCAATTCTTTTGCTACTGTCACCGGTTTCAGCTTGTTGGTGAGTCACTTTCTTATAGTCGAGTAACGACTAAACCAATGATTGGACTTCAGCAACTAAAATTTTGATGATTGCGAAAGCCCAATCAATGGTCTTATACCTTTTATGATCTTTTGGGTAACTTTCTCTGATCGATTGTGTGTCGTCTGTTATGGTCACTTTTTTACGGTTTTGCTCTCTGCCGATCTCTGGCCTTGAGCCTAAGTAAAATACTTATCCAAAAAACCTTTGTTTAACTTCTCTATTTGCTGTTTCGAGTAGATGGGAATGGCAAGTGCCTTGGACACCTTTTGTGGGCAATCTTACGGGGCAAAGCGATATCATATGCTAGGGATACACTTGCAAAGAGCCATAATAATTCTTTCTCTAGTAAGCATTCCCCTGGCTGTTATATGGGCGAATACTAAATCTCTTCTAATTGCATTTAGACAAGATCCCGAGATAGCTACTGCAGCTGGAAATTATGCGCAGTTTCTTATCCCTAGTCTTTTTGCTTACGCCATTCTTCAACCACTTTTAAGATTCCTTCAAACCCAAAATATTGTATTCCCAATGATGATTAGTACTGGGATTTCCACCTTATTGCATTTGCCACTTTGCTGGGTTTTAGTCTTTAGATCAGGCCTCGGACACAAAGGAGCTGCCCTAGCAATGGGTATATCTTATTGGATTAATGTCATATTATTGGCGCTTTATGTTAAGTTTTCTTCATCATGCGTGAAAACATGGACTGGGTTTTCTTCAGAAGCTTTTCAGCAATTACTCACATTCGTCAGATTGAGTATTCCTTCCGCTTGTATGGTCTGGTATGATCTGTTCAGAAAATTTCAACTTGGAAAACAATTCCTCTAAATTAATGCTTTTCTTATGGCTGTCTTTTGTCGTTGTGGTCTCGCTTTCCCTCCTCTTTCCAATGTTCACAGTTTGGAGGCCTGGTCGTTTGAGTTCATGGTTCTTGCTGCCGGTCTTCTTCCCAACCCAACCTTAGAAACATCAGTGCTCTCAATCAGGTCAGCACCCACCTCTTTGACTGAATGTGAAGAAAACATTAATTTTGATTCTCTGCAGGAAGAATATGCATACTGACTAACTATCGTCTTCTTTTCCAGTCTCAACACGGCTTCAACTGTATGGATGATTCCCTTTGGTCTTAGTGGTGCTGTAAGGTATATGTCAAAGTTTCTGCCATAATTCATCACTCGTTTGATTTCCGCTTACTACTACTTCATGTTTGTCCCCTGACCTACACTGTGATAATCTGAGTAGTACTCGTGTATCAAATGAGTTGGGAGCCGGGCACCCAAAGATAGCGAGGCTAGCAGTATCTGTTGTTCTATTCCTAGCCATTACCGAAAGTATTGTGGTTGGAATCATTCTCATATCAATCCGGAACATCTGGGGTTATGCATACAGCAATGAGAAAGAAGTGATCAGATATGTTGCCATTATGTTGCCAATACTTGCAGCATCCAACTTTCTTGACGGCATTCAGTCAGTCCTTTCTGGTACGAAGCTAAGCAAACTCATGAATGGATTTTTGTTTGTTTCATGATAAGTTAAGAGTAATATGTACTTGCCTTTTCATTCTTACGAAACATTCAGGAATCGCTAGAGGATGTGG contains the following coding sequences:
- the LOC141652871 gene encoding protein DETOXIFICATION 16-like gives rise to the protein MEAQTPLLLRGSEDDVKGGDWREGFIEEVKKQVWLAGPLISVNLLIFCLQLISIMFVGHLGELPLSGASMANSFATVTGFSLLMGMASALDTFCGQSYGAKRYHMLGIHLQRAIIILSLVSIPLAVIWANTKSLLIAFRQDPEIATAAGNYAQFLIPSLFAYAILQPLLRFLQTQNIVFPMMISTGISTLLHLPLCWVLVFRSGLGHKGAALAMGISYWINVILLALYVKFSSSCVKTWTGFSSEAFQQLLTFVRLSIPSACMVCLEAWSFEFMVLAAGLLPNPTLETSVLSISLNTASTVWMIPFGLSGAVSTRVSNELGAGHPKIARLAVSVVLFLAITESIVVGIILISIRNIWGYAYSNEKEVIRYVAIMLPILAASNFLDGIQSVLSGIARGCGWQKIGAYINLGSYYIVGIPLAIFLAFILHMGGKGLWLGIICALAVQVVSLFIITIRTDWDQEAMKATKRVNESSVAAETLA